In the genome of Theropithecus gelada isolate Dixy chromosome 19, Tgel_1.0, whole genome shotgun sequence, the window AGAGTGTAACTTCTTCATATATCTCATACAATCTCTGTCTTCTTGTGGCTGGctcatttcatttagcataatgctaTCAAGATTTATATTTACGGTTGGTAGAATACTTCCTGCTTTTTGAATACTGAGTGATagtccagaattttttttttggatggagtttcacctttgttgtccaggttggagtgcaatggtgtaatcttggctcaccgcaacctctgcctcccaggttcaagcgattctcctgcgtcagtcccccaaatacctgggattactggcatgtggctccaggcccagctaattttgtatttttagtagagatggcgttttgccatgttggtcaagctggtcttgaactcccaacctcaggtcatctgctagcctcagcctttcaaagtgctgggattacaggcttgagtcactgcgtccggcctcagaatttttatatttcaaattatgtCTACTAAATGACTTGGTGAAAGAAATTTGCATTGCTTTCACCTATTGTCTTAGAGTAACAATGCTGCAATAATTATGGGTATGTAAATGACTCCTTATATGACCATATATGTGAAAGTTTATGTATATGCTGCATTCtattttattagtccatttttttACCTTTATACTCATaccaaattgttttaattttgtagcTTTGTAATGTGTTTTGAATTAAGAACTTTAATGCCTCcagcattgtttcttttttcttttcttttttttttttttttttttaagattattgtGTACTTCATTGTCTCTTGGGATTCTATATACTTTTGGGGTTGCTGTTTCTTCAAGAATGCAATGAGTAATTTGGAAAACATGGCATTAAATATGTAGATTGCACTGAGAAGGATGGACCTTTCACAATTTAACTATTTCAACCTTTGTATAAGAGCACACTCAAGAGcgttaatttctatatatttgtaaatttttcagtttttttctcataTGGTTGTATGCTCTCATTCCATTTTGGTCATAGAAAGTAGTTCATAGAAGTTTACTTTTAACAATTTTGGTATGACTTCCTTTTTGGCTAAAGATGTGGTTTATCAAGGGAAATGTTGTATGAGCTATTGAGAAGGGTGTGTATTCTGATGTTGTTGAGGAGTGTTCTCCATAACTCTGTTTGGAATAATTGTTTTATACTGCCTTTACGTAGTCTGTTCccttatttacataattttcttgttttatttttattgcagaaaGTGTGGTATTTGTTTCGATAATTATATTGCTTTCTGTGTGTTTCTTCCACTCTGtcaatatttgcttcatatatttggaACCCTAatgtgagacacacacacacacaaatttgtcATAGGTTCCCAGTGAatgaatctattattttttgatgtccctctttgtttctttgaagtttcaatttcaagtatattttataaaatattatactttttgACTGAAGATGTAGCTTGTGTATGATTATTTTGACTGTATCTGCCCTCATTTGATTAATGTTGCATGGAATGTCTACTTTCATACTGCTGCTTCCAGTCTTTTTTAAtcattagatttcttttttttttttttttttcttttttgagatagagttttggtCTTTCACCCAGGtagaagtgcagtggcacaatctcggcttactgcaacctccgccttccagtttctagtgattctcctgccctagccttttgagtagctaagataacaggtacctgccaccacgcccaactaatttttgtatttttaatagagatggaatttcagcaggttggccaggctggtctcaaacccctgacctcatgatccatcttcctcggcctcccaaagtgctaggattacagacaagagcccccatgcctggccctaatCATTAGATTTCAACTGACTCCTGTAGAAAGGCAAGATGTatcttggtttttaaaatgcttaataaaacTATTTGTTGAAAGTATGTCTGAATTTAAAAgctaactttatatatatatgtgtatatatataattttctgaaagagaaagacttactattattttgttaagtatttcatttgattcttgcATGTGTGCctcttatttattctctttccatttttgtctttttgatgtttgtatttatatgatttcatttattttctttttcttatcttttgttttttctttttttctatccttcttttttctttttttttttgagatggagttttgcttttgttgtccaggccggtgcaatggtgtgatgtcagctcactgcaacctctgccttccacgacacccagcctcttttgtgtatttatacaaatatttttgtggtACTTTGGGGATTACATATAACCTTAAAATATACAACATGTTTtaatctgttaaaaaaataaacttaagttgcataaaaaaattttttttttttttggacagtctcGCTCTCAggcccaggctgtagtgaagtggcaggatctcggctcactgcaacctttgcctcctgggttcaagtgattctcctgcctcagcctcctgagtagctgggactacaggcatgtgccactatgcctggctgacttttgcatttttagtagagacggggtttcaccatgttggccagggtgctctcaaactcttttttttttttttttttttgagacagagtctctctctgtcgcccaggctggagtgcagtggcatgatctcggctcactgcaagctccgcctctgggtttaagccattctcctgcctcagcctcccgagtagctgggactacaggcgcccgccacctcgcccggctagttttttgtatttttttagtagagacggggtttcacagtgttagccaggatggtctcgagctcctgacctcgtgatccgcccgtctcggcctcccaaagtgctgggattacaggcttgagccaccgcgctcagccgttctcaaactcttgacctcgtgatccacctgccttggccccccccaaagtgctaggattataggcatgaaccacagcgcccagcctcttttctatatttatacaGAAACTTTTGTAGTACTTTGGGGATTACATATCACTTCTGAAAAATACAACAGTATatttattttggcaaaataataAGTTGCATGTAAAAATTCGTTTTTGTTACATCTTCCCTCAAAGTTGTCATTGATATTGCTAATTATATCTTATTATGTTGTATATTCATTAACAGATGTTTATAATAATTTCTATgcttttttcttactaatttcagagaataattaaaaatgttttctgcacTACTAGGATACTGTTAAGAAATTCTACTATTgtgtatttgcatatttttttctagaaaatagtgtatttttatatgattatatgggtttttttaattcatgttattttcagtagaagaaactattttcagCACCCTTTATATGTAGGGTCTATGCAGTTCCAATATACTTTTTTAGAATTTGCTTACcatggaaggttttttttttttttttttatttggcagGACAGATTCGCTGATCGTATTATTCTCAATAGCTGTTTTTTCACAACTATTTTTATGACTACATCACACAGTTAGTTCCCTTATGGCCTGCAAAATTTTTGTCAACAGTTCACAGATTATCTCATAAGACTATGTAAATGGCatagcacttttttcttttcttttttttaattttttttttggagacagagcctcactctatcccccagccatactggagtgtagtggtgtgacctcagctaactgaaacccccacctcccaggttcaagcggttcttcagcctcagcctcctgagtagctggaattagaggcacaCActtccacacccggctaaattttgtagttttagtagagatggggtttctccatgttggccaggcttgtcctgaacccctgacctcaggtgatctgctatcctcggtctcccaaagtgcctggattacaggtgtgagccactgcacctggtttggCACATCCCTTTTATCTTGCAGCTTCAAGGATAATCTTTGTGACTTTTTGAAATTGTGCTTATATATGTGTTTGTTATAAATATCTCTCTTTGATCCTAGTTTGTTGAGCttatttttacatcattttttcttgcttttgggATCTGTCagttttcatctgtattttttacctccacttttttgttttctttgaaatgttaaatatttttgttctcatcctcatttttctaattttccataGTTGTCTCTGTTCTTGTTTTAATCAGTGAGTGTTATTCAATTTATTGCCAATTCTTAATGTATACgtctaatatttttgttttctttcagaagaTTTTATGATATTTCTGTTGGGATGATATTGCCCTATTTTGTACATATAATAATCTTTCAgttttttaccttaaaaaacGCTACCTGTCAAAATCTTTATAATGTAATTTTGTCCTGACATGGTCTTAAAACAATTGTCTTGGATCATGATTATGGGAGTTTCTCAAACATGTTCTTATAATATATGTTGTCTGacattttctgtgtattttttagttAAGAAAGCTTACTCTTGTTACTTTGTAGGAGTTAGTAATCAAATGCTACACCTGTTCCTTTTCTGTggcactgcagtctctgctgctgtAACATTCTTCTTTAGTCTCAGCAGACTCAGTCTCTCATTTCAAAACATACCACCATTTCATTCAGAACTTTATGTCATGAGTGACAGAAACCAGTTTCAGGAAAAGCCCCTAAAAGccagaaatgacaaagaatgTGTCAgtattttacctttcttttaaaacaattacttCTAAAGGCACTATGTTATAGTGGGAAGCAGGAAAAGCTGTGTTGGGTAAATTTaacagactttctttttcttctatgtgGTTTTTTGCACTGTGCTTTTCTGGGACACTGAACACActtaattcatttataaatttacCACAGATGTACTTTGATCTCTATGTTTTTGTTACATTCATATGTCTGTGAACGAATTAGGGCTTGTGGTATTTTGCAAAGCCATCTTGTTTATGTAGTTTGTATAAATTTAAAGGtaagattttaaaactatattcatGGGAGTAAGTggagtaatttatttatttatttttcaggtatATGTCCTCAGTTTGCTCAAAACCTTTGGCCAGAGCAGGGCatggaagatttttttcaaaaagtaatactgagaagatatgaaaaatatgaaCATGAGAATTTACAGTTAAGAAAAGGCTGTGAAAGTGTGGATGAGTGTAAGGTACACGAAGAAGGTTATAATGAACTTAACCAGTGTTTCATAACTACCCAGAGAAAAGTATTTCAATGTGGTAAATGTTTGAAAGtcttatataaatttttaaattcaaacagACACACtggaaataaaactttcaaatgtaaaaaatgtgTCAAATCATTTTGCAGGCTTTCACACATAACCCAGCATAAAAGCATTTATACTACAGAGAAATTTTACcaatgtaaagaatgtggaaaaacatTTAATTGGTCCTCAACCCTCACTAATGAAAAGAAGATTCATACTgaagagaaaccctacaaatgtgaagaatatgGCAAAGCTTTTAATCAAACCTCAAATcttactacacataagataaCTCTCACTGAAGAGAAGACTTACaagtgtgaagaatgtggcaaagcattTAGCTGATCTTTAACCCTAACCAGACATAAAAGGATGCACACTGGAGAGagaccctacaaatgtgaagaatgtggcaaagcattTAGCCAATCCTGTGTTCTAACCAAACATAAGAGGATACACACTGGAGAGgaaccttacaaatgtgaagaatgtggcaaagcattTGTATTGTCCTCAACCCTAACTATACATAAGAGGCtgcacactggagagaaaccctacaaatgtaaagaatgtggcaaagcattTAGCCAATCCTCAGCCCTAACCAAACATAAGATGAtgcacacaggagagaaaccctacaaatgtgaagaatgtggcaaagcattTATATGGCCCTCAACCCTAACCAGACATAAGAggattcacactggagagaaaccctacaaatgtgaagaatgtggcaaagcattTGTATGGCCCTCAGGCCTTTCTGGACATAAGAGGATTCACACTGgggagaaaccctacaaatgagAATAATGTGGCCAAGCATTTAGCCAATCCTCAACCCTTATTACACATAATTCATAC includes:
- the LOC112611993 gene encoding zinc finger protein 726-like, which produces MVRGPVRHPERGSGAGWNRREAAVAGLTPPCSQLHYVRPEFSLSSSASVPFSHEMAAALAAGPPGVLSLPCVVIVPWPGALSGQLCTSSPASLPDGICPQFAQNLWPEQGMEDFFQKVILRRYEKYEHENLQLRKGCESVDECKVHEEGYNELNQCFITTQRKVFQCGKCLKVLYKFLNSNRHTGNKTFKCKKCVKSFCRLSHITQHKSIYTTEKFYQCKECGKTFNWSSTLTNEKKIHTEEKPYKCEEYGKAFNQTSNLTTHKRLHTGEKPYKCKECGKAFSQSSALTKHKMMHTGEKPYKCEECGKAFIWPSTLTRHKRIHTGEKPYKCEECGKAFVWPSGLSGHKRIHTGEKPYK